The following proteins come from a genomic window of Streptomyces sp. GS7:
- a CDS encoding ATP-dependent Clp protease ATP-binding subunit, whose product MFERFTDRARRVVVLAQEEARMLNHNYIGTEHILLGLIHEGEGVAAKALESLGISLEAVRQQVEEIIGQGQQAPSGHIPFTPRAKKVLELSLREALQLGHNYIGTEHILLGLIREGEGVAAQVLVKLGADLNRVRQQVIQLLSGYQGKEAATAGGPAEGTPSTSLVLDQFGRNLTQAARETKLDPVIGREKEIERVMQVLSRRTKNNPVLIGEPGVGKTAVVEGLAQAIVKGEVPETLKDKHLYTLDLGALVAGSRYRGDFEERLKKVLKEIRTRGDIILFIDELHTLVGAGAAEGAIDAASILKPMLARGELQTIGATTLDEYRKHLEKDAALERRFQPIQVAEPSLPHTIEILKGLRDRYEAHHRVSITDSALVAAATLADRYISDRFLPDKAIDLIDEAGSRMRIRRMTAPPDLREFDEKIADVRREKESAIDSQDFEMAAGLRDKEKQLLAAKAKREKEWKAGDMDVVAEVDEELIAEVLATATGIPVFKLTEEESSRLLRMEDELHKRVIGQKDAIKALSQAIRRTRAGLKDPKRPGGSFIFAGPSGVGKTELSKTLAEFLFGDEDALISLDMSEFSEKHTVSRLFGSPPGYVGYEEGGQLTEKVRRKPFSVVLFDEVEKAHPDIFNSLLQILEDGRLTDSQGRVVDFKNTVIIMTTNLGTRDISKGFNLGFAAQGDVKTGYERMKNKVNEELKQHFRPEFLNRVDDTVVFHQLTEEDIIQIVDLMIAKVDERLKDRDMGIELSGEAKSLLAKRGYDPVLGARPLRRTIQREIEDALSEKILFSELRPGHIVVVDVEGEGETAKFTFRGEEKSAVPSAPPVESTAGGSGPNLSKDA is encoded by the coding sequence ATGTTCGAGAGGTTCACCGACCGTGCGCGGCGGGTTGTCGTCCTGGCTCAGGAAGAAGCCCGGATGCTCAACCACAACTACATCGGCACCGAACACATCCTCCTGGGTCTGATCCACGAGGGTGAGGGTGTCGCCGCTAAGGCCCTGGAGAGCCTCGGCATTTCGCTTGAGGCGGTCCGCCAGCAGGTGGAGGAGATCATCGGCCAGGGCCAGCAGGCCCCGTCCGGCCACATTCCCTTCACTCCCCGTGCCAAGAAGGTCCTGGAGCTGTCGCTCCGCGAGGCCCTCCAGCTCGGCCACAACTACATCGGCACCGAGCACATCCTGCTCGGCCTGATCCGCGAGGGCGAGGGTGTCGCCGCCCAGGTCCTCGTGAAGCTCGGCGCCGATCTCAACCGGGTCCGGCAGCAGGTCATCCAGCTGCTGTCCGGCTACCAGGGCAAGGAAGCCGCCACCGCGGGCGGCCCGGCCGAGGGCACGCCTTCGACCTCGCTCGTCCTGGACCAGTTCGGCCGCAACCTCACGCAGGCCGCCCGGGAAACCAAGCTCGACCCGGTCATCGGGCGCGAGAAGGAAATCGAGCGGGTCATGCAGGTGCTGTCCCGCCGTACGAAGAACAACCCGGTCCTCATCGGCGAGCCCGGCGTCGGCAAGACGGCGGTCGTCGAGGGCCTGGCGCAGGCCATCGTCAAGGGCGAGGTGCCCGAGACCCTCAAGGACAAGCACCTCTACACCCTCGACCTCGGCGCGCTGGTCGCCGGCTCCCGCTACCGCGGTGACTTCGAAGAGCGCCTGAAGAAGGTCCTCAAGGAGATCCGCACCCGCGGCGACATCATCCTGTTCATCGACGAGCTGCACACCCTGGTCGGCGCGGGCGCCGCCGAGGGCGCCATCGACGCCGCGAGCATCCTCAAGCCGATGCTGGCGCGTGGCGAGCTGCAGACCATCGGCGCGACGACGCTGGACGAGTACCGCAAGCACCTGGAGAAGGACGCGGCCCTGGAGCGCCGCTTCCAGCCGATCCAGGTCGCCGAGCCGTCGCTGCCGCACACCATCGAGATCCTCAAGGGCCTGCGGGACCGCTACGAGGCGCACCACCGCGTGTCCATCACGGACTCCGCGCTGGTCGCCGCGGCCACCCTCGCCGACCGCTACATCTCCGACCGCTTCCTGCCGGACAAGGCGATCGACCTGATCGACGAGGCCGGCTCCCGGATGCGGATCCGCCGGATGACCGCGCCGCCGGACCTGCGCGAGTTCGACGAGAAGATCGCCGACGTGCGCCGCGAGAAGGAGTCCGCGATCGACTCGCAGGACTTCGAGATGGCCGCCGGCCTGCGCGACAAGGAGAAGCAGCTCCTGGCCGCGAAGGCGAAGCGGGAGAAGGAGTGGAAGGCCGGCGACATGGACGTCGTCGCCGAGGTGGACGAGGAGCTGATCGCCGAGGTCCTGGCCACGGCCACGGGCATCCCGGTCTTCAAGCTCACCGAGGAGGAGTCCTCGCGTCTCCTGCGGATGGAAGACGAGCTGCACAAGCGCGTCATCGGCCAGAAGGACGCCATCAAGGCGCTCTCCCAGGCCATCCGCCGCACCCGTGCCGGTCTGAAGGACCCCAAGCGTCCCGGTGGCTCGTTCATCTTCGCCGGCCCGTCCGGTGTCGGTAAGACCGAGCTGTCCAAGACGCTCGCCGAGTTCCTCTTCGGCGACGAGGACGCGCTGATCTCCCTCGACATGTCGGAGTTCAGCGAGAAGCACACCGTCTCGCGGCTCTTCGGCTCGCCTCCCGGCTACGTCGGCTACGAAGAGGGCGGCCAGCTGACCGAGAAGGTCCGCCGCAAGCCGTTCTCGGTGGTGCTCTTCGACGAGGTCGAGAAGGCCCACCCGGACATCTTCAACTCGCTGCTGCAGATCCTGGAGGACGGTCGCCTGACCGACTCCCAGGGCCGGGTCGTGGACTTCAAGAACACGGTCATCATCATGACCACCAACCTCGGCACCCGGGACATCTCCAAGGGCTTCAACCTGGGCTTCGCCGCCCAGGGCGACGTCAAGACCGGCTACGAGCGGATGAAGAACAAGGTCAACGAAGAGCTCAAGCAGCACTTCCGCCCCGAGTTCCTCAACCGTGTCGACGACACCGTCGTCTTCCACCAGCTCACCGAGGAAGACATCATCCAGATCGTCGACCTCATGATCGCCAAGGTGGACGAGCGGCTGAAGGACCGCGACATGGGCATCGAGCTCAGTGGCGAGGCCAAGTCGCTGCTGGCCAAGCGCGGGTACGACCCGGTGCTCGGCGCCCGTCCGCTGCGCCGCACGATTCAGCGCGAGATCGAGGACGCCCTCTCGGAGAAGATCCTCTTCAGCGAGCTGCGTCCCGGCCACATCGTGGTCGTCGACGTCGAGGGCGAGGGTGAGACCGCCAAGTTCACCTTCCGCGGCGAGGAGAAGTCGGCGGTGCCGAGCGCCCCGCCGGTGGAGTCCACGGCGGGTGGGTCGGGTCCCAACCTGAGCAAGGACGCGTAG
- a CDS encoding SCO3374 family protein encodes MPRALPRPRSPLSAVRRWYEEEMGWPTTGTEQVELLTGVCFDALEVPADAGIAVLRRMPHTGPVAFLRGGRGGKHLGDRPKLLMLVAAGGAEELPGILEWLEWGALAADLTARGAGDRMPAPSLPLGGRASGGFGAREAAGWVRPPRPGYGAENSLPTTGFGAGIGDGGGAPDLVRLVSAAATECHRARLVRARNAQSDRACGDQPLAFSNASRMSAGTRPRSLTL; translated from the coding sequence ATGCCCCGCGCGCTTCCGCGACCCCGCTCCCCCCTCTCCGCCGTCCGCCGGTGGTACGAGGAGGAAATGGGCTGGCCGACCACCGGCACGGAGCAGGTGGAACTCCTCACGGGGGTGTGCTTCGACGCCCTGGAGGTGCCGGCCGACGCCGGAATCGCCGTGCTGCGGCGGATGCCGCACACGGGTCCGGTCGCGTTCCTCAGGGGCGGACGCGGCGGGAAACACCTCGGGGATCGGCCGAAATTGCTCATGCTCGTCGCTGCCGGCGGTGCCGAGGAACTCCCGGGAATCCTGGAATGGCTGGAGTGGGGCGCACTCGCGGCGGATCTCACGGCACGTGGCGCCGGTGACCGGATGCCCGCGCCGTCGCTCCCCCTGGGGGGCCGGGCGTCAGGCGGATTCGGCGCGCGGGAGGCCGCGGGATGGGTGCGGCCTCCCCGGCCTGGGTACGGGGCGGAGAATTCCCTGCCCACCACGGGGTTCGGGGCAGGAATCGGGGACGGTGGGGGCGCCCCCGACCTCGTACGGCTCGTGAGCGCGGCGGCCACCGAGTGCCACCGTGCCCGGTTGGTGCGTGCTCGTAATGCTCAATCGGATCGCGCGTGCGGCGATCAGCCGTTGGCCTTCTCGAATGCCTCGCGAATGTCGGCGGGGACACGGCCGCGGTCATTGACGTTGTAG
- a CDS encoding histone-like nucleoid-structuring protein Lsr2 codes for MAQKVQVLLVDDLDGGEAHETVTFALDGKSYEIDLSEVNADKLRDSLAEFVKAGRKTGGRSGGRGKVRAASAGSPDTAKIRAWAKENGYNVNDRGRVPADIREAFEKANG; via the coding sequence GTGGCACAGAAGGTTCAGGTTCTTCTTGTGGACGACCTCGACGGCGGCGAGGCCCACGAGACCGTGACGTTCGCGCTCGACGGTAAGTCCTACGAGATCGACCTCTCCGAGGTCAACGCCGACAAGCTCCGCGACTCGCTCGCCGAGTTCGTGAAGGCCGGCCGCAAGACCGGTGGCCGTTCCGGTGGCCGCGGCAAGGTCCGCGCCGCTTCCGCAGGCTCTCCCGACACCGCGAAGATCCGTGCGTGGGCCAAGGAGAACGGCTACAACGTCAATGACCGCGGCCGTGTCCCCGCCGACATTCGCGAGGCATTCGAGAAGGCCAACGGCTGA
- a CDS encoding amino-acid N-acetyltransferase produces the protein MPAHSKGLTVRRARTSDVPAVRRLIDAYSRDGILLDKATVTLYEDIQEFWVAERDEDAEVVGCGALHVMWEDLAEVRTLAVDPELKGAGVGHQVLDKLLRTARWLGVRRIFCLTFEVDFFVKHGFVEIGETPVDGDVYSELLRSYDEGVAEFLGLERVKPNTLGNSRMLLHL, from the coding sequence ATGCCTGCGCATTCAAAAGGGCTCACCGTCCGCCGTGCCCGGACCAGCGATGTACCGGCCGTACGCCGCCTCATCGACGCCTACTCGCGCGACGGGATCCTGCTCGACAAAGCCACCGTCACGCTTTACGAGGACATCCAGGAGTTCTGGGTCGCCGAGCGCGACGAAGACGCCGAGGTCGTCGGCTGCGGAGCACTCCACGTCATGTGGGAAGACCTGGCAGAGGTCCGCACCCTGGCAGTGGATCCGGAGCTGAAGGGAGCGGGGGTCGGCCACCAAGTCCTCGACAAGCTGCTGCGTACCGCAAGGTGGCTCGGAGTGCGACGAATTTTCTGTCTCACCTTCGAAGTCGACTTCTTCGTCAAGCACGGCTTCGTGGAGATCGGCGAGACTCCCGTAGACGGTGATGTCTACAGCGAACTGCTGCGTTCCTATGACGAGGGGGTTGCGGAGTTCCTCGGCCTCGAACGAGTGAAGCCCAACACCCTGGGTAACAGCCGCATGCTTCTGCACCTGTGA
- a CDS encoding BlaI/MecI/CopY family transcriptional regulator, whose protein sequence is MTRVWEWNRPVTVREVLEDLQKERSIAYTTVMTVLDNLHQKGWVRREAEGRAYRYEAVSTRAAYSAALMNEAWSASDNPAAALVAFFGMMSPEQRHALRDAVRMVQADDPVEAEEEQTPAREEQPQAQPQAADDPASGDGDEPGAGADSKGR, encoded by the coding sequence ATGACGCGGGTCTGGGAGTGGAACCGCCCGGTCACCGTTCGAGAAGTCCTGGAAGATCTCCAGAAGGAACGGTCGATCGCCTACACAACGGTCATGACCGTATTGGACAACCTGCATCAGAAGGGCTGGGTGCGCCGGGAAGCGGAAGGCCGCGCCTATCGATATGAAGCGGTCTCCACTCGCGCCGCCTACTCGGCCGCACTGATGAACGAGGCATGGTCCGCCAGTGACAACCCCGCCGCCGCACTTGTGGCCTTCTTCGGCATGATGTCGCCGGAACAACGGCACGCTCTGCGCGATGCCGTACGGATGGTCCAGGCCGACGATCCCGTCGAGGCGGAGGAAGAACAGACCCCCGCCCGCGAAGAACAGCCACAAGCACAGCCGCAAGCCGCGGATGACCCGGCATCGGGCGACGGAGATGAACCCGGGGCGGGTGCGGACAGCAAGGGGCGATAG
- a CDS encoding type III pantothenate kinase — MLLTIDVGNTHTVLGLFDGEEIVEHWRISTDARRTADELAVLLQGLMGMHPLLGDDLGDGIEGISICSTVPSVLHELREVTRRYYGDVPAVLVEPGVKTGVPILMDNPKEVGADRIINALAAVELYGGPAVVVDFGTATTFDAVSARGEYVGGVIAPGIEISVDALGVRGAQLRKIELARPRSVIGKNTVEAMQSGILYGFAGQVDGVVHRMARELADDPEDVTVIATGGLAPMVLGESSVIDEHEPWLTLIGLRLVYERNISRA, encoded by the coding sequence ATGCTGCTGACCATCGACGTAGGCAACACGCACACCGTCCTGGGGCTCTTCGACGGCGAGGAGATCGTCGAGCACTGGCGGATCTCCACCGACGCCCGCCGCACCGCCGACGAACTGGCCGTGCTCCTCCAGGGCCTCATGGGCATGCACCCGCTGCTCGGCGACGACCTGGGCGACGGCATCGAGGGCATCTCCATCTGCTCGACCGTGCCGTCCGTGCTGCACGAGCTGCGCGAGGTGACCCGGCGCTACTACGGCGACGTCCCGGCCGTCCTCGTGGAGCCGGGCGTCAAGACCGGCGTGCCGATCCTCATGGACAACCCCAAGGAGGTCGGCGCCGACCGGATCATCAACGCGCTGGCGGCCGTCGAGCTGTACGGCGGCCCCGCGGTGGTCGTCGACTTCGGTACGGCCACCACCTTCGACGCGGTCAGCGCGCGCGGCGAGTACGTGGGCGGGGTGATCGCGCCGGGTATCGAGATCTCGGTGGACGCGCTGGGCGTCAGGGGCGCCCAGCTCCGCAAGATCGAGCTGGCCCGGCCGCGCAGCGTCATCGGCAAGAACACCGTCGAGGCGATGCAGTCCGGCATCCTCTACGGCTTCGCCGGCCAGGTGGACGGTGTGGTGCACCGGATGGCCCGGGAGCTGGCGGACGACCCGGAGGACGTGACGGTGATCGCCACCGGCGGGCTGGCGCCGATGGTGCTCGGCGAGTCCTCGGTGATCGACGAACACGAGCCGTGGCTGACCCTGATCGGCCTGCGGCTGGTGTACGAGCGGAACATCAGCCGCGCGTAG
- the nadC gene encoding carboxylating nicotinate-nucleotide diphosphorylase, giving the protein MSSTPGTPDGLPLLQIGRPGAVPAGGGCGDACGCAGDDDSYELDPLTCGLDPDLAALLVAAGLDPVQVEDIAHMAIEEDLDQGVDVTTVATVPEDAVATGDFTARQAGTVAGLRVAEAVLSIVCTDEFEVERHVADGDRVTPGQKLLSVTTRTRDLLTAERSALNLLGRLSGIATVTRAWADVLEGTKAKVRDTRKTTPGLRALEKFAVRCGGGVNHRMSLSDAALIKDNHVVAAGGVAAAFSAVRTEFPGVPIEVEVDRLDQIPPILAEGADLILLDNFTPEQTKEAVDLVAGRAILESSGRLTLANARAYAETGIDFLAVGALTHSAPVLDIGLDLREGDAGEGADARDHEDR; this is encoded by the coding sequence GTGAGCAGCACCCCCGGTACCCCCGATGGCCTTCCCCTCCTCCAGATCGGCCGGCCCGGAGCCGTCCCCGCCGGAGGCGGCTGCGGCGACGCCTGCGGGTGCGCCGGCGACGACGACTCGTACGAGCTGGACCCGCTGACCTGCGGGCTCGACCCCGACCTGGCCGCGCTCCTGGTGGCCGCCGGGCTCGACCCCGTACAGGTCGAGGACATCGCGCACATGGCCATCGAGGAGGACCTCGATCAGGGAGTGGACGTCACCACCGTGGCGACGGTCCCCGAAGACGCCGTCGCCACCGGGGACTTCACGGCCCGGCAGGCCGGTACGGTCGCCGGGCTGCGGGTCGCCGAGGCGGTGCTGTCCATCGTGTGCACCGACGAGTTCGAGGTCGAGCGGCACGTGGCGGACGGCGACCGGGTCACCCCCGGGCAGAAGCTGCTGTCGGTCACCACCCGCACCCGCGACCTGCTCACCGCCGAGCGCAGCGCACTGAACCTGCTGGGCCGGCTGTCCGGTATCGCGACCGTGACCCGGGCGTGGGCGGACGTCCTCGAAGGCACCAAGGCGAAGGTCCGCGACACCCGGAAGACGACGCCGGGCCTGCGCGCCCTGGAGAAGTTCGCGGTGCGCTGCGGCGGCGGCGTCAACCACCGCATGTCGCTGTCGGACGCGGCGCTGATCAAGGACAACCACGTCGTCGCGGCGGGCGGTGTCGCCGCCGCGTTCTCCGCCGTACGGACCGAGTTCCCCGGTGTGCCGATCGAGGTGGAGGTGGACCGGCTCGACCAGATCCCGCCGATCCTCGCCGAGGGCGCCGACCTGATCCTGCTGGACAACTTCACGCCGGAGCAGACCAAGGAGGCCGTCGACCTGGTCGCCGGCCGCGCGATCCTGGAGTCCTCCGGCCGGCTCACCCTCGCCAACGCCCGCGCGTACGCGGAGACCGGAATCGACTTCCTGGCGGTGGGCGCGCTCACCCACTCCGCACCGGTCCTCGACATCGGCCTGGACCTGCGCGAGGGCGACGCCGGCGAGGGCGCCGACGCACGCGATCACGAGGACCGCTGA
- a CDS encoding L-aspartate oxidase: MTASGTGNGPTGIRLTAPAPGWSITADVVVVGSGVAGLTAALRCAAAGRRTVVVTKARLDDGSTRWAQGGIAAALGDGDTPEQHLADTLVAGAGLCDEAAVRALVTEGPDAVHRLIGAGARFDTAPGSDEIALAREGGHHRRRIAHAGGDATGAEISRALVAAVRTAGLRTIENALVLDLLTDAHGRTAGVTLHVMGEGQHDGVGAVHAPAVVLATGGMGQVFSATTNPAVSTGDGVALALRAGAEVSDLEFVQFHPTVLYLGPEAEGQQPLISEAVRGEGAHLVDAAGTRFMVGQHELAELAPRDIVAKAIMRRAQEQGVEHMYLDARHFGAEMWRNRFPTILAACRSHGIDPVTEPIPVAPAAHHASGGVRTDLHGRTTVPGLYACGEVACTGVHGANRLASNSLLEGLVFAERIAADIASDGAAGRVPEPVPSAVEGRGAPRALPLLAPETRAAVQRVMTAGAGVLRSAGGLARAAADLDGLHRAATEAALAAQAPGAAGGADAPPAQTKAPEPGVEAWEATNLLCVARVLVAAAQRREETRGCHWREDHPERDDASWRRHFRITLGADRALDIRTTATADFPPTTGSTSQPVPTPDTEPAP; the protein is encoded by the coding sequence ATGACCGCTAGCGGAACCGGCAACGGCCCCACCGGCATACGCCTCACCGCCCCCGCCCCCGGGTGGTCCATCACGGCGGACGTCGTCGTGGTGGGCTCCGGGGTGGCCGGACTGACCGCGGCGCTGCGCTGCGCCGCCGCCGGCCGCCGGACCGTCGTCGTCACCAAGGCCCGGCTCGACGACGGCTCCACCCGTTGGGCGCAGGGCGGTATCGCCGCGGCCCTCGGAGACGGCGACACGCCCGAGCAGCACCTGGCGGACACCCTCGTCGCGGGCGCCGGTCTGTGCGACGAGGCGGCGGTGCGGGCGCTGGTGACCGAGGGCCCGGACGCCGTCCACCGGCTGATCGGGGCGGGCGCCCGCTTCGACACCGCGCCCGGCAGCGACGAGATCGCGCTCGCCAGGGAGGGCGGCCACCACCGCCGCCGGATCGCGCACGCCGGCGGTGACGCCACCGGCGCGGAGATCTCCCGCGCGCTGGTCGCCGCGGTGCGGACCGCGGGCCTGCGCACCATCGAGAACGCGCTGGTCCTCGACCTCCTGACCGACGCCCACGGCCGCACCGCCGGCGTCACCCTGCATGTCATGGGGGAGGGCCAGCACGACGGTGTCGGGGCGGTGCACGCCCCGGCGGTGGTGCTCGCCACCGGGGGCATGGGGCAGGTCTTCTCCGCGACCACCAACCCGGCCGTGTCCACGGGCGACGGGGTGGCGCTGGCGCTGCGCGCCGGCGCCGAGGTCTCGGACCTCGAATTCGTCCAATTCCACCCCACCGTCCTGTATTTGGGGCCGGAGGCGGAGGGTCAGCAGCCGCTGATCTCGGAGGCCGTACGGGGTGAGGGCGCGCATCTGGTCGACGCGGCCGGCACGCGGTTCATGGTCGGGCAGCACGAGCTGGCCGAGCTGGCGCCGCGCGACATCGTGGCCAAGGCGATCATGCGGCGGGCGCAGGAACAGGGCGTCGAGCACATGTACTTGGACGCCCGCCACTTCGGCGCCGAGATGTGGCGGAACCGCTTCCCGACGATCCTGGCCGCCTGCCGCTCCCACGGCATCGACCCGGTCACCGAGCCGATACCGGTCGCCCCGGCCGCGCACCACGCCTCCGGCGGCGTCCGCACCGATCTGCACGGCCGAACGACCGTCCCGGGCCTGTACGCGTGCGGCGAGGTCGCCTGCACCGGAGTCCACGGCGCCAACCGCCTGGCCTCCAACTCCCTTCTGGAGGGCCTGGTGTTCGCGGAGCGGATCGCCGCGGACATCGCCTCCGACGGGGCGGCGGGCCGCGTCCCGGAGCCGGTCCCGTCCGCCGTCGAGGGGCGCGGGGCGCCGCGCGCGCTGCCCCTCCTCGCGCCCGAGACCCGCGCCGCGGTCCAGCGCGTCATGACCGCCGGCGCCGGCGTCCTGCGCAGCGCCGGGGGCCTGGCCCGGGCCGCCGCGGACCTCGACGGCCTGCACCGCGCGGCGACCGAGGCGGCCCTGGCGGCGCAGGCGCCCGGTGCCGCCGGGGGAGCGGACGCCCCGCCGGCCCAGACCAAGGCCCCCGAGCCCGGCGTGGAGGCGTGGGAGGCCACCAACCTGCTGTGTGTCGCGCGGGTCCTGGTCGCCGCCGCGCAGCGCCGCGAGGAGACCCGCGGCTGCCATTGGCGCGAGGACCACCCGGAGCGCGACGATGCCTCCTGGCGCCGGCACTTCCGCATCACCCTCGGCGCGGACCGCGCCCTGGACATCCGCACGACGGCGACCGCCGACTTCCCGCCGACCACCGGCAGCACCTCTCAGCCCGTCCCCACCCCCGATACGGAGCCCGCCCCGTGA
- the panC gene encoding pantoate--beta-alanine ligase, translated as MTSSPVSPSLDAGRQPAPRPRLVHTAAALRELSRGSGARAVVMTMGALHDGHAALVRAARDHVGPKGQVVVTVFVNPLQFGAGEDLDRYPRTLDADVVLAGEAGADAVFAPSVDEVYPGGEPQVRISAGPMGTVLEGASRPGHFDGVLTVVAKLLHLTAPDVAFFGEKDAQQLAVIRRMAADLNFPVEIVGVPTVRESDGLARSSRNRYLSGPERRTALALSAALFAARDRLTAEEALRARAASSGHPTQDRSAALAALGEDRAAADAHAVAYAASGPPHGPSVARAAARAVLTDAAHLEPPLRLDYVALVDPGDFTEVADGYEGEAILAVAAKVGTTRLIDNVRLVFAGGAAPADAPEAAQHPDRPGAGPQTAPASPASPVSSPKPTPPQGPLGATR; from the coding sequence ATGACCTCCTCGCCCGTCAGCCCGTCCCTGGATGCCGGTCGGCAGCCGGCGCCGCGGCCCCGGCTCGTGCACACCGCCGCGGCGCTGCGGGAGCTGTCCCGCGGTAGTGGCGCGAGGGCCGTTGTCATGACCATGGGCGCACTGCACGACGGGCACGCGGCCCTGGTCCGGGCGGCCCGTGACCACGTCGGGCCGAAGGGCCAGGTCGTGGTCACGGTGTTCGTCAATCCGCTGCAGTTCGGTGCGGGCGAGGACCTCGACCGCTACCCGCGCACCCTGGACGCGGATGTCGTCCTGGCCGGCGAGGCGGGTGCCGACGCCGTGTTCGCACCGTCCGTCGACGAGGTCTACCCGGGCGGCGAACCGCAGGTCCGGATCAGCGCGGGCCCCATGGGGACCGTCCTCGAAGGGGCCAGCCGCCCCGGGCACTTCGACGGCGTCCTCACCGTCGTCGCCAAGCTCCTCCATCTGACCGCGCCGGACGTCGCGTTCTTCGGGGAGAAGGACGCCCAGCAGCTCGCGGTCATCCGGCGGATGGCCGCCGACCTCAATTTCCCCGTCGAGATCGTCGGTGTCCCCACGGTCCGGGAGAGCGACGGGCTGGCCCGCTCCAGCCGCAACCGCTACCTCTCCGGCCCGGAGCGGCGCACCGCGCTCGCGCTCTCCGCGGCGCTCTTCGCGGCCCGCGACCGGCTCACCGCCGAGGAGGCGCTGCGGGCCCGCGCGGCGTCCAGCGGGCACCCGACGCAGGACCGTTCCGCGGCGCTGGCCGCCCTGGGCGAGGACCGGGCCGCCGCCGACGCGCACGCCGTCGCCTACGCCGCGTCCGGGCCGCCGCACGGCCCGTCCGTGGCCCGCGCCGCGGCCCGCGCGGTGCTGACGGACGCCGCCCACCTCGAACCGCCGCTGCGCCTCGATTACGTGGCCCTGGTCGACCCGGGGGACTTCACCGAGGTCGCGGACGGCTACGAGGGCGAGGCGATCCTGGCGGTCGCCGCCAAGGTGGGCACCACGCGGCTGATCGACAACGTCCGGCTGGTGTTCGCCGGGGGCGCGGCGCCGGCCGACGCCCCCGAGGCCGCGCAGCACCCGGACCGTCCGGGGGCCGGCCCGCAGACGGCCCCGGCATCCCCGGCATCCCCCGTATCGTCCCCGAAACCCACCCCACCCCAAGGCCCCCTCGGAGCGACCCGATGA
- a CDS encoding Rossmann-like and DUF2520 domain-containing protein produces MNAHPPIEAQDRPARLTVGVVGAGRVGPALAASLQLAGHRPVAVSGVSDASVRRAAELLPDVPLVTPAEVLARADLVLLTVPDDALAGLVSGLAETGAVRPGQLLVHTSGRYGTAVLDPATRAGALPLALHPAMTFTGTSVDVQRLAGCSFGVTAPEELRMAAEALVIEMGGEPEWIAESARPLYHAALAIGANYLVTLVAQSMELLRKAGVQAPDRMLGPLLGAALDNALRSGDAALTGPVARGDAGTVAAHVAELRRHAPQAVAGYLAMARTTADRALARGLLKPELAEELLDVLAGPASEGAVAPAGGALPEGGARSGASGPPGAESPETPETPDTPESPESPDPGPSGGDA; encoded by the coding sequence GTGAATGCTCACCCACCCATCGAGGCCCAGGACCGGCCCGCCCGGCTCACCGTCGGAGTCGTCGGCGCAGGCCGTGTCGGGCCCGCGCTCGCCGCGTCCCTGCAGCTTGCCGGGCATCGTCCGGTCGCCGTTTCGGGGGTCTCCGACGCCTCGGTGCGGCGGGCCGCCGAGCTGCTGCCCGACGTTCCGCTGGTCACCCCGGCCGAGGTGCTGGCCCGTGCCGATCTCGTGCTGCTGACCGTCCCCGACGACGCGCTGGCCGGCCTGGTGAGCGGGCTCGCCGAGACCGGCGCCGTGCGGCCGGGCCAGCTGCTGGTGCACACGTCCGGGCGCTACGGAACGGCGGTGCTGGATCCGGCCACGCGGGCCGGTGCGCTGCCGCTGGCGCTGCATCCGGCGATGACGTTCACGGGCACGTCGGTGGACGTCCAGCGGCTCGCCGGCTGCTCGTTCGGGGTGACCGCGCCGGAGGAGCTGCGGATGGCGGCCGAGGCGCTGGTCATCGAGATGGGCGGGGAGCCGGAGTGGATCGCGGAGTCCGCCCGTCCGCTGTATCACGCGGCGCTGGCCATCGGTGCGAACTACCTGGTCACGCTGGTCGCGCAGTCGATGGAGCTGCTGCGGAAGGCAGGTGTCCAGGCCCCGGACCGGATGCTCGGCCCGCTGCTCGGAGCGGCCCTGGACAATGCGCTGCGGTCCGGTGACGCGGCCCTGACGGGGCCGGTCGCACGGGGCGACGCGGGCACCGTCGCGGCCCATGTGGCGGAGTTGCGCCGCCATGCGCCGCAGGCCGTCGCCGGGTATCTGGCGATGGCCCGTACGACCGCGGACCGGGCGCTGGCCCGCGGTCTGCTCAAGCCGGAACTGGCCGAGGAGCTGCTGGACGTGCTCGCGGGTCCGGCATCCGAGGGGGCCGTGGCGCCGGCGGGCGGTGCGCTCCCGGAGGGCGGCGCGCGCTCCGGAGCCTCCGGGCCCCCCGGCGCCGAGTCCCCGGAAACCCCAGAGACCCCAGACACCCCCGAGTCCCCAGAATCCCCCGACCCCGGCCCCTCCGGAGGCGACGCATGA